In one window of Bifidobacterium crudilactis DNA:
- a CDS encoding YhgE/Pip domain-containing protein, whose product MSAIWRIFARDLRNLTRNVIGVIVLIGLIVVPALYAWFNIAASWNPYGNTKDLKVAVANEDRGYSSDLMPIRINVGETVVNKLRANDSLNWQFTDSAEARDGVASGQYYAAIIIPKQFSADMMTLFSSEVTHAKLEYVINEKSNAIAPHITGQGADALTTTIDQSFAKTIGTVGLDMASSLLKYAKSPEMQQYVNAATGHVGDLAGQLNSASEQLRAYSSLLSSSQSIITSTNALLTQTGKSADGASAALKQGSDGMSAFESTLNSSGNALSAALTQADSAYGQVSTQIDSALASAGKQSSAVADQMTSLQGTVNSGAEGFGSLADDLAKQAQSTEQADLKQALQQASDRAKSAQQSLNGVADSLGAAAGSVKQNNASLQSAQQTTKQRIAEARAAVASLSSDYDDNLKPKLKELNTSVNALIAQSTAIVGDLGDTAGGVTQLSDSLLGSIGAIRTDLDKGADALATASGKLSDFGNRLTAAYNNGNPANLDQLSSSDPDALATLLSSPVALHRVAVYPIANYGSAMTPFYTVLSIWVGSVILVAMVSVNISDRQRRAVLGLDDIGQHERDRRHGAQSELKAHQRYFGRYLIFLVIALFQAGLVALGDLFYLGVQANHAFKFLLVAWMCALVFSAIMYTLTLSFGDVGKALCVVLLVMQVAGSGGTFPIEMLPGFFRAVYPFLPFPHAIDAMHAAMTDSYGAEYWEAMGALALFLIPTLFLGLVLRRPMVRFNAWVNRSLASTKLM is encoded by the coding sequence ATGAGTGCAATATGGCGGATATTCGCCCGTGACCTTCGGAACCTGACCAGGAACGTCATCGGCGTCATCGTCCTGATCGGGCTGATAGTGGTTCCCGCCCTGTACGCGTGGTTCAACATCGCTGCGAGTTGGAATCCCTACGGCAATACCAAGGATCTGAAGGTGGCCGTGGCCAACGAAGACCGAGGATACTCTTCGGATCTGATGCCGATTCGCATCAATGTCGGCGAAACGGTGGTCAACAAACTCCGGGCCAACGACTCACTGAACTGGCAGTTCACGGACAGCGCCGAAGCCAGGGACGGCGTCGCTTCGGGGCAGTACTATGCGGCCATCATCATACCGAAGCAATTCAGTGCCGATATGATGACGCTCTTTTCATCCGAAGTCACCCATGCGAAGCTGGAATACGTCATCAATGAGAAATCGAATGCCATAGCTCCGCACATCACCGGTCAGGGTGCCGATGCCCTGACCACGACCATCGACCAGAGTTTTGCGAAAACCATCGGGACGGTCGGCTTGGATATGGCCTCAAGCCTGCTGAAATACGCCAAAAGCCCGGAGATGCAGCAGTATGTAAATGCCGCGACGGGGCATGTGGGAGATTTGGCGGGACAGCTCAATAGCGCCAGCGAACAGTTGCGCGCGTATTCGAGCCTGCTGTCATCCTCGCAGTCGATTATCACCTCCACGAATGCCCTGCTCACCCAAACGGGAAAATCGGCTGACGGTGCATCCGCCGCGCTGAAGCAGGGTTCGGACGGTATGAGCGCATTCGAAAGCACGTTGAATTCCAGCGGCAACGCGCTCTCCGCCGCGCTCACACAAGCCGACTCCGCATACGGGCAGGTATCCACGCAGATAGACAGTGCCCTCGCCAGCGCGGGGAAACAGTCGAGCGCGGTCGCGGACCAGATGACCTCTTTGCAAGGCACGGTGAATTCCGGTGCAGAAGGTTTCGGAAGTCTTGCGGACGACCTCGCCAAGCAGGCCCAATCAACCGAGCAGGCGGACCTGAAACAGGCACTTCAGCAGGCTTCGGATCGCGCAAAGTCCGCGCAGCAGTCGCTTAACGGCGTCGCCGACAGTCTGGGCGCCGCCGCCGGCAGCGTCAAGCAGAACAATGCATCCCTGCAAAGCGCCCAGCAGACGACCAAGCAGCGCATCGCCGAAGCCCGTGCCGCCGTGGCCTCGCTTTCTTCGGATTACGACGACAATCTCAAACCGAAGCTCAAGGAACTCAACACCTCCGTGAACGCCCTCATCGCCCAGAGCACGGCCATCGTCGGAGATTTGGGCGATACGGCCGGGGGCGTGACGCAGCTGTCGGACAGTCTGCTGGGGAGCATCGGCGCAATCCGGACGGACCTGGACAAGGGAGCCGATGCCTTGGCAACCGCATCCGGGAAGCTATCCGATTTCGGCAACAGGCTTACTGCGGCATACAACAACGGCAATCCCGCGAACCTTGATCAGTTGAGCTCATCCGACCCCGACGCACTCGCGACGCTGCTGTCTTCTCCTGTCGCCTTGCACCGGGTAGCGGTCTATCCGATTGCGAACTACGGTTCGGCGATGACGCCTTTCTACACCGTGCTGTCCATATGGGTGGGCAGCGTCATCCTCGTGGCGATGGTGTCCGTGAACATATCGGATAGGCAGCGCAGGGCGGTTCTGGGACTGGACGACATCGGGCAACACGAACGCGATAGGCGACATGGCGCGCAGAGCGAGTTGAAGGCCCATCAGCGGTATTTCGGCCGATACCTGATATTCCTGGTCATCGCGCTGTTCCAGGCAGGTCTGGTCGCTCTGGGCGACCTGTTCTATCTCGGGGTTCAGGCCAACCATGCATTCAAGTTCCTGCTGGTCGCGTGGATGTGCGCCCTGGTGTTTTCCGCCATCATGTACACCCTGACCCTGTCCTTCGGGGATGTGGGCAAGGCGCTGTGCGTGGTGCTGCTCGTGATGCAGGTCGCCGGCTCCGGAGGCACATTCCCCATAGAGATGCTGCCGGGATTCTTCAGGGCGGTGTATCCCTTCCTTCCCTTCCCCCATGCAATCGACGCGATGCACGCAGCGATGACCGACTCGTATGGCGCGGAATATTGGGAAGCGATGGGCGCGCTCGCCCTCTTCCTCATTCCTACGCTGTTCCTGGGGCTGGTTCTGCGACGTCCGATGGTGCGTTTCAACGCCTGGGTGAACAGAAGCCTGGCGAGCACCAAACTCATGTAG
- a CDS encoding alpha/beta fold hydrolase: MQFELLDESHYAEIMNTTVVPALESCRVEGWMEASPSLQGHAPHQNGKLHYVCYPAEDFDGLHRSEASARLRGVVVISHGFTEFAEKYDEMVWYFLLAGYSVCVLEHRGHGFSVRDVQDPNLVSIDDWHRYVEDLSHFCSSVAQELAGGRPVYLFGHSMGGAIGAGVLQRYPTLFDKAVLSSPMIAPRTGMPMLLAPMVVGAACMAGFSSRMVPGHAPFSQAIDERDYRRASANRIEWFQSLRTEHIEYQTSAATFAWVREALRMSRSLLRQSNCDRIETPMLLLQATNDDYVLERQERQFVEQVQEGGCHAELVRVEDSRHELFGMPNAAMSSYVRTILDFFDRAVH; encoded by the coding sequence ATGCAATTCGAACTTCTCGATGAGAGTCACTACGCCGAAATCATGAACACGACCGTGGTGCCCGCCTTGGAATCCTGTCGGGTCGAAGGATGGATGGAGGCATCGCCCTCGTTGCAGGGCCATGCTCCACATCAGAACGGGAAACTGCACTATGTGTGCTATCCGGCCGAGGACTTCGATGGCCTGCATCGAAGCGAAGCGTCCGCGAGGTTGCGTGGCGTGGTGGTGATTTCCCACGGTTTCACGGAGTTCGCCGAAAAATACGATGAAATGGTCTGGTATTTCCTCCTGGCCGGGTACTCCGTATGCGTGCTGGAGCATCGCGGGCATGGCTTCTCGGTGAGGGATGTGCAGGACCCGAATCTGGTATCGATCGACGATTGGCACCGCTATGTCGAGGACCTGTCGCATTTCTGTTCCAGTGTGGCCCAGGAGCTTGCCGGAGGTCGGCCCGTCTATCTCTTCGGACACTCCATGGGCGGTGCCATCGGCGCCGGGGTACTGCAACGCTATCCGACGCTGTTCGACAAGGCCGTGTTGTCGTCGCCGATGATTGCCCCGCGTACAGGGATGCCGATGCTGCTCGCTCCGATGGTTGTCGGTGCTGCCTGCATGGCTGGTTTTTCCTCACGCATGGTGCCCGGGCACGCCCCGTTTTCTCAGGCCATCGACGAACGGGACTATCGAAGGGCCAGCGCGAATCGTATCGAATGGTTCCAATCCTTGCGCACCGAGCACATCGAGTACCAGACAAGCGCCGCCACCTTCGCCTGGGTCAGGGAGGCGCTGCGCATGTCGAGATCGCTGCTGCGGCAGTCGAACTGTGATCGCATCGAAACGCCGATGCTGCTGCTGCAAGCCACCAATGACGATTATGTGTTGGAACGGCAGGAACGGCAGTTCGTGGAGCAGGTGCAGGAAGGCGGTTGCCATGCCGAGCTGGTGAGGGTGGAAGACAGCAGGCACGAACTCTTCGGCATGCCGAATGCGGCGATGTCCTCATATGTGAGGACGATTCTTGATTTCTTCGACCGGGCCGTGCACTGA
- a CDS encoding membrane protein — translation MLALFIILMLLWIVGGIAGLAVKGLIWLFFVSLVLFIITAIWGFVKGVFSKKN, via the coding sequence ATGTTAGCTTTATTCATCATTCTTATGCTGCTGTGGATTGTCGGCGGAATCGCAGGCCTCGCCGTCAAGGGTCTTATCTGGCTGTTCTTCGTGTCGCTCGTGCTGTTCATCATCACGGCCATCTGGGGATTCGTCAAAGGCGTGTTCTCCAAGAAGAACTGA
- a CDS encoding ABC transporter ATP-binding protein, translating to MSTTTSKATKAADAPSAEHRSAPKAAPGTTKRLFAYIFTYKWRVTAIIVCILLSAAAQAGSALFLQTLIDTYILPLVGVDNPDWMPLIEALILMGCLYAVGTLSTWLYNWLLVGVEQGTLKQIRDEMFAHQQLLPIRYFDTHEHGDVMSRYTNDTDTLRQAISQSFPQMFSSAVSALAALAAMLWLSIPFTVFTLLFTVVLIVVVRVLVTRSGRYFMYQQQSIGDVNGFVEEAVNGQKVIKIFNHEHASAATFAEKNEKLFEASTQANIYGNITMPVVGNMGYLLYVLLAIVGGIAGIAGWGNIGLSGAGALTLGTLISLLTLSRSFINPIGQVSMQFNMVMMALAGASRIFALMDEPVEQDDGTVTLVNVTIDDNGELRESQEATQHWAWKRQADDDGTHSMQAAGQLSPRAAEVAQKARESSVTSADGRLTLLRGDVRFTDVTFGYNPSKAVLHDITWFAKAGQKVALVGATGAGKTTVTNLINRFYDIQQGQILYDGIDVSHIRKPDLRHSLGIVLQDVNLFTGTVMDNIRYGRLNATDAECVEAAKLTNADGFIRMLPDGYQTVLQGDGSGLSQGQRQLISIARAAVADPPAMILDEATSSIDTRTESVVQQGMDALMNNRTVFVIAHRLSTVRNADVIMVLDHGAIIERGTHDELIAQRGQYYQLYTGALELE from the coding sequence ATGAGCACAACAACTTCGAAAGCGACCAAGGCAGCGGACGCCCCGTCGGCAGAACACCGCAGCGCGCCGAAAGCCGCACCTGGAACCACCAAACGACTGTTCGCCTACATATTCACCTATAAATGGCGAGTCACCGCAATCATCGTCTGCATCCTGCTTTCCGCGGCGGCTCAGGCCGGATCGGCATTGTTCCTGCAAACGCTCATCGACACCTATATCCTGCCGCTCGTCGGTGTCGACAATCCAGACTGGATGCCCCTGATCGAAGCGCTGATTCTCATGGGGTGCCTCTATGCGGTCGGCACATTGAGCACCTGGCTGTACAATTGGCTTCTGGTCGGCGTCGAACAAGGCACCCTCAAGCAGATACGCGACGAGATGTTCGCCCATCAACAGCTGCTTCCCATCAGGTATTTCGACACTCATGAGCATGGCGATGTCATGAGCCGATACACCAATGACACCGACACGCTCCGTCAGGCCATCAGCCAATCCTTCCCCCAGATGTTCTCATCGGCCGTCTCGGCCCTGGCAGCCCTCGCGGCGATGCTATGGCTGTCGATTCCCTTCACGGTGTTCACGCTGCTGTTCACGGTGGTCCTTATCGTGGTGGTCCGGGTGCTTGTCACCAGGAGCGGTCGGTATTTCATGTACCAGCAGCAGTCCATAGGCGACGTCAACGGCTTCGTCGAGGAGGCCGTCAACGGTCAGAAGGTCATCAAGATCTTCAACCACGAGCATGCTTCCGCGGCAACCTTCGCCGAGAAAAACGAGAAGCTCTTCGAGGCCAGCACTCAGGCAAACATCTACGGCAACATCACGATGCCCGTGGTGGGCAACATGGGCTATCTGCTCTATGTGCTGCTGGCCATCGTCGGTGGCATCGCAGGAATCGCAGGATGGGGCAACATCGGGCTTTCAGGTGCCGGCGCATTGACCTTGGGAACGCTCATTTCCCTGCTGACGCTTTCCAGGTCCTTCATCAACCCCATAGGCCAGGTATCCATGCAGTTCAACATGGTGATGATGGCGTTGGCAGGCGCATCACGGATCTTCGCGCTGATGGATGAGCCGGTGGAGCAGGACGACGGCACGGTCACTTTGGTCAACGTCACCATCGACGACAACGGAGAACTCAGGGAGTCGCAAGAAGCCACCCAGCACTGGGCATGGAAACGACAGGCCGACGATGACGGCACGCATTCGATGCAAGCGGCCGGCCAGCTCAGCCCCCGTGCAGCAGAGGTGGCACAGAAGGCAAGGGAAAGCTCCGTCACCTCCGCCGATGGGCGACTTACCCTGCTGCGTGGGGACGTCCGCTTCACCGATGTGACCTTCGGATACAATCCCTCCAAAGCGGTGCTGCACGACATCACGTGGTTCGCCAAGGCAGGGCAGAAAGTCGCGCTCGTGGGCGCGACCGGCGCGGGGAAGACCACGGTGACGAATCTGATCAACCGTTTCTATGACATTCAGCAAGGGCAGATACTGTACGACGGCATCGATGTCAGCCACATCCGCAAGCCCGACCTCAGGCATTCCCTAGGAATCGTCCTGCAGGATGTGAATCTCTTCACCGGCACGGTGATGGACAACATTCGCTACGGTCGTTTGAACGCCACCGATGCGGAATGCGTCGAGGCGGCGAAGCTGACCAATGCCGACGGTTTCATCCGTATGCTCCCGGACGGCTACCAGACCGTCCTGCAGGGCGACGGCAGCGGACTTTCCCAGGGCCAGCGTCAGCTGATCTCCATCGCGAGGGCCGCCGTAGCGGACCCACCGGCGATGATTCTCGACGAGGCCACATCCTCCATCGATACCCGCACCGAATCAGTGGTGCAGCAGGGCATGGACGCGCTGATGAACAACCGCACCGTGTTCGTTATTGCGCACCGTCTGTCGACCGTGCGCAATGCGGATGTGATTATGGTGCTCGACCACGGCGCGATCATCGAACGGGGCACGCATGATGAGCTGATCGCACAACGCGGTCAGTACTATCAGCTGTACACGGGCGCGTTGGAACTGGAGTGA